Within Acidimicrobiales bacterium, the genomic segment AGCGGTGGCCACCCGGATGCTGGCCGACTTCGGCGCCGAGGTGATCAAGATCGAGGACCGGACCCGCATCGACATGCCGCGCCGGCTCCCGCTCTACAAGGGCGATCCCCGCAGCTACGGTGAGGAGCTCCCCGACGCCGACCCCGATCGCGGCGGCCTGTTCAACAACTACAGCCGCAACAAGCTCGGCGTCACCATCAACCTGCGGACCGAACGGGGCCGGGAGCTGGCCTCAGAGCTCATCGCCGCCAGCTCCGTGGTGACCGAGAACTTCGCCCCCGGCGTGATGGAGCGCTGGGGCTTCACGTTCGACCGGTTGCGGGAGCTGGTCCCCGACGTGATCTACGCCCGCATGAGCGGGTACGGGCACAGCGGCCCCCATCAGCACTACCGCAGCTACGGACCGGTGGTGCAGGCCGCGAGCGGGCTCTCCTACATCGCTGGTCTTCCCGGCCATGAACCCTCCGGGTGGGGCCTGTCCTACATGGACAACATGGCGGCGTACTACAACTCGGCCGCCATCCTCATGGCGCTACGGAACCGGCGGAAGACCGGCCTGGGAACGGAGATCGACGTCGCCGCGGTCGAGGTGGGCGTCAGCCTCATCGGACCGATGCTGCTCGACGTAACCGTCAACGGGCACAGCACGCACCGCCCGGACTTTCCCACGGGCAACCGCCTCGAGCACCCGCAGGCGGCGCCGCACGGGGTGTACCCCTGCGCAGGAGAGGACGAGTGGGTGGCTGTCTCGGTCTTCGACGACGCGGGCTGGCAGGGCCTGGAAGCCGCGATGGGGCGGCCGGCGTGGGCGTCCCACCCGGAATTCGCCTCCCAGGCCTCACGATTCGCCCACCAGGACCGGCTCGACGGGTTCCTGGCCGGGTGGACCGGGGCCCGGGAAAGGCACGAGATAATGCACCTCCTGCAGGCCCATGGCGTGCCCGCGGCGGCGGTGCAGAACGCCCGGGATCTGACCGAGACGGATCCGCAGATCGCCGCCCACGGGACGTTCTTCGAGCTGGATCACCCGGTCATCGGGCCGGCCCGCTTCGAGGGCTTCCCGGTGATCATGTCCGGTGGGGGCGCGGATCACTGGCGTTCCGCGCCCTTGCTGGGCGAAGACAACAGTTATGTGCTCGGGGAGATCCTCGGGATCGGCGAGGAAGAGCAGCTCGAGCTCAGGATCGAAGGGATCATATGAACGACGACGCTTCGCCCGACCGGCGGCCGCTGCCGTACGACGGGTTGCGGGTGGTGGAGCTGGCCGGCGACCCGGCCGGCGAGCTGTTGGGGAAGCTCCTGGCCCAGTACGGGGCGGACGTCGTCAAGGTGGAGCCCCCGGCGGGTTCCGCCACACGGCGGATCGGACCTTTCGCGGCCGGCCAGGAGGATCCCGACCGCAGCCTGACCTTCTGGTACTACAACACCGGCAAGGCCAGCCTGGTGCTGGACCTGCCAGCCCAGCAGGCGGAGCTGGATGCGCTGCTCGACCGGGGCGACGTCGTCATCGTGTCGGCCCCGCCGGCCGACTTCCCCCGCCTCGGGATCGACCTCGGAACCTTGCCGAATCGTGAGCGGCTGATCTCATGCTGCATCACCCCCTTCGGCCTGACCGGTCCGTGGAAGGACTACCGCAGCTCGGACCTGGTGGCCTTGGCAGCAGGAGGCATCCTCAACAGCTGCGGCTATGACGACCATTCGATCCCGCCCATCCGGCCGGCCGAGAACCAGGCCTTCCACATCGCCGCCAGCTTCGCCCACCAGGC encodes:
- a CDS encoding CoA transferase translates to MTTTAPKHPAVEAPADASRRPRARRGPLAGIRVADFCWMGVGAVATRMLADFGAEVIKIEDRTRIDMPRRLPLYKGDPRSYGEELPDADPDRGGLFNNYSRNKLGVTINLRTERGRELASELIAASSVVTENFAPGVMERWGFTFDRLRELVPDVIYARMSGYGHSGPHQHYRSYGPVVQAASGLSYIAGLPGHEPSGWGLSYMDNMAAYYNSAAILMALRNRRKTGLGTEIDVAAVEVGVSLIGPMLLDVTVNGHSTHRPDFPTGNRLEHPQAAPHGVYPCAGEDEWVAVSVFDDAGWQGLEAAMGRPAWASHPEFASQASRFAHQDRLDGFLAGWTGARERHEIMHLLQAHGVPAAAVQNARDLTETDPQIAAHGTFFELDHPVIGPARFEGFPVIMSGGGADHWRSAPLLGEDNSYVLGEILGIGEEEQLELRIEGII